A region of Thermovibrio ammonificans HB-1 DNA encodes the following proteins:
- the phoU gene encoding phosphate signaling complex protein PhoU — MIERYVADLDELKKSFIEMADMARKIINDAMEALMERDRERAKATYEFDRLIDLKEIEIEERCIRILALYAPEATDLRFVVSILKSIVDLERVGDLARDICETAIYLSEVPPIKPYVDLPRMLKIVTEMLKNAVMSLLRGDEELAREVIDKDDIVDSFYERLFEELVEISKQNPENAAIAVRLILVVKSLERVGDHATNIAEYAIYYKTGDVVKHKKAQEYLKKLKEKQQGENGG; from the coding sequence ATGATTGAGCGCTACGTTGCAGACCTCGACGAGCTTAAAAAGAGCTTCATAGAGATGGCCGACATGGCCAGGAAGATAATCAACGACGCAATGGAAGCCCTAATGGAGCGCGACAGGGAGAGGGCCAAGGCCACCTACGAGTTCGACCGCCTCATAGACCTTAAAGAGATTGAGATTGAGGAGAGGTGTATCAGGATTCTTGCCCTTTACGCCCCCGAGGCCACAGACCTCCGGTTTGTCGTTTCCATCTTGAAGAGTATCGTAGACCTTGAGAGGGTGGGCGACCTTGCCAGGGACATCTGCGAAACGGCCATATACCTATCGGAAGTTCCTCCTATCAAGCCTTACGTAGACCTCCCCCGTATGCTCAAGATAGTTACCGAGATGTTGAAAAACGCCGTTATGTCCCTGCTCAGGGGAGACGAAGAGCTTGCCCGGGAAGTCATAGACAAAGACGACATAGTAGACAGCTTCTACGAACGGCTCTTTGAGGAGCTCGTAGAGATTTCCAAGCAGAACCCGGAGAATGCCGCAATTGCCGTAAGGCTCATTTTGGTTGTTAAGTCCCTTGAAAGGGTGGGTGACCACGCCACCAACATAGCCGAGTACGCCATCTACTACAAAACCGGCGACGTTGTGAAGCACAAGAAGGCCCAGGAGTACCTGAAGAAGCTGAAGGAGAAACAGCAGGGCGAGAACGGGGGATAG
- a CDS encoding DUF3343 domain-containing protein — MAEAKDWREKLFFVATGVRLHAKEYFLRLTGLFGRYRYCISFPSIPEGLKAEKHIRGFKAVSVPIPDEIFEGCGVGILVKDEEELERLLNHLKERGVLVSGVFKREGDRFVEVER; from the coding sequence ATGGCAGAGGCTAAAGACTGGAGAGAGAAGCTCTTTTTCGTTGCAACCGGTGTGAGGCTTCACGCTAAGGAGTACTTCCTCAGGTTGACGGGACTCTTTGGCCGTTACCGTTACTGCATCTCCTTTCCCTCTATACCGGAGGGGCTCAAGGCCGAAAAGCACATTAGAGGCTTTAAGGCCGTGTCCGTTCCCATCCCCGACGAGATATTTGAAGGCTGCGGAGTGGGTATACTGGTTAAGGATGAAGAGGAGCTTGAGAGACTTTTAAATCACTTAAAGGAGAGGGGGGTACTCGTTTCCGGCGTTTTTAAGAGGGAAGGGGACAGGTTCGTAGAGGTGGAGCGGTGA
- a CDS encoding NAD(P)H-dependent glycerol-3-phosphate dehydrogenase: MKVAVLGSGSWGTAIALYLGRLGFEVSQWCLEPEVVRSVARQRENLLYLKGFKYPDTVSATLSVEEAVEGASFLFSVIPVQHTASFWREHRALLEGKPLVCASKGIEVDSLKTLSQLYWEVFGSLEEYFVLSGPTFAVEVAKGLPTAAVVTSIDGEGALEVAKRFSSTSFRLYASTDVKGVELGGALKNVIAIATGISDGMGLGNNARAALITRGLHEIKRLGKALGAKEETFYGLSGLGDLVLTCTGDLSRNRRFGLALGRGEKPEEGRFVVEGVHTVKAVKALSDRLAVEMPISEAVYKIIYEGVSPKEAMEELLSRPVKEESL, translated from the coding sequence GTGAAGGTTGCGGTTTTGGGTTCCGGAAGCTGGGGAACGGCCATAGCTCTCTACTTGGGCCGTTTGGGCTTTGAAGTTTCCCAGTGGTGTTTAGAGCCGGAGGTTGTTCGCTCCGTGGCCCGGCAGAGGGAGAACCTCCTTTACCTAAAAGGCTTTAAATACCCCGATACTGTAAGCGCCACCCTCTCCGTTGAGGAGGCTGTAGAGGGAGCCTCTTTCCTCTTTTCGGTTATCCCGGTTCAGCACACAGCCTCCTTCTGGCGGGAGCACAGGGCGTTACTTGAGGGAAAGCCCCTCGTGTGCGCCTCTAAGGGGATAGAGGTGGACTCTTTGAAAACCCTCTCTCAGCTCTACTGGGAGGTTTTCGGCTCCCTCGAGGAGTACTTTGTTCTCTCGGGCCCCACTTTTGCCGTTGAGGTTGCAAAGGGACTCCCTACGGCCGCAGTTGTGACCTCGATAGACGGGGAAGGAGCCCTTGAGGTGGCAAAACGGTTTTCCTCTACCTCTTTCAGGCTCTACGCCTCTACCGACGTTAAAGGGGTTGAACTTGGCGGAGCTTTAAAGAACGTTATAGCGATAGCCACCGGGATATCCGACGGTATGGGTTTGGGTAATAACGCCCGTGCGGCCCTGATAACGAGGGGGCTTCACGAGATTAAACGTTTGGGTAAGGCTCTGGGGGCTAAGGAAGAGACCTTTTACGGCCTTTCGGGACTGGGAGACCTTGTCCTTACCTGTACCGGAGACCTCTCCCGTAACAGGCGGTTCGGCCTTGCTCTGGGCAGGGGCGAAAAGCCGGAGGAGGGGAGGTTCGTTGTTGAGGGGGTTCACACGGTTAAGGCGGTAAAGGCCCTTTCCGATAGGCTCGCCGTTGAGATGCCGATTTCTGAAGCGGTTTATAAGATTATTTACGAGGGTGTGAGCCCCAAGGAGGCTATGGAGGAGCTTCTATCCCGCCCCGTAAAAGAGGAGAGCCTATGA
- a CDS encoding EAL domain-containing protein, producing the protein MEGMDTELHSEILSFFEDHCKRYTESLSEILRKHIGINGNTDAFCRSLIPKVSRLLELFLSGQDDAFKSEAVELGRRIFRKNLPVSVVVNAFNSLLFDSIDFASRSTFSEEFSLFLAFVRKVTNYVALGFIYESVSAKERFFLRESVSRSSVRTMFQLFLRIRKVLYGEGDTITERNCPLSQLFDTLEFRLVSSKHGIRRQLELLHEAVHTHENLFKEYFKRGNYLSAYLTLVNFYHTLEKLIHLFVQIERGKNAVRLEDIVNFLASEKGPFVLFALDPKHLSSINRALGYNVGDEIFRYIDSALQAKFQGSSYAVFRCFHSAVCVLVEGKLSGIDFEGLFKRIRLKLKRRFRELPTDVDISGFLIKVPQELSGDKDAISSAVRLAIRESKRRVGELFTLDLSSEEEKREVIILKNLYKGIVESLVLERVGIALQGIYSPDGKVEHWEALVRFKDDEGNIVPAYKFIDLLYDYNLIDRLDILVLKKVQQNVHLFKGKSIFFNLSPVTLTGKRSGSQLRELTRSLVESGLGLNFGFEITEQAALEAFLPIVDFFREFNLPLAIDDFGNGYSSFSKFIDLVELVPVKYLKIDGSYVKRLTTSDKAVKVVRTIVSMANSLGIKTIAEFVESEEIFKLLKEMGVELFQGYYFGKPQLVV; encoded by the coding sequence ATGGAGGGTATGGATACAGAGCTTCACTCAGAAATTCTCTCCTTCTTTGAAGACCACTGTAAACGCTACACCGAGTCGCTTTCGGAGATACTCAGGAAGCACATAGGTATAAACGGCAACACCGACGCTTTCTGCCGCTCGCTTATACCAAAGGTCAGCCGGCTCCTTGAACTCTTCCTCTCCGGCCAAGACGACGCCTTTAAAAGCGAGGCCGTTGAGCTCGGCAGGAGGATATTCCGGAAGAACCTTCCCGTTTCCGTTGTTGTGAACGCCTTTAACTCCCTGCTCTTTGACTCCATAGACTTCGCCTCAAGGAGCACCTTCTCGGAGGAGTTCTCCCTCTTCCTCGCCTTTGTAAGGAAAGTTACAAACTACGTTGCCCTGGGCTTTATCTACGAGTCTGTATCTGCCAAGGAGCGCTTCTTCCTTAGGGAGTCGGTGAGCCGCTCCTCGGTCAGAACGATGTTCCAGCTCTTCCTGCGGATAAGGAAGGTGCTCTACGGAGAGGGGGATACCATAACAGAGCGGAACTGCCCCCTCTCTCAGCTGTTTGACACCTTGGAGTTTCGGCTGGTTTCCTCTAAACACGGAATAAGGCGGCAGCTTGAGCTCCTCCACGAGGCGGTTCACACCCACGAAAACCTGTTTAAGGAGTACTTCAAAAGGGGGAACTACCTCTCGGCCTACCTTACACTCGTTAACTTCTACCACACCCTTGAGAAGCTCATCCACCTGTTCGTTCAGATAGAGAGGGGTAAGAACGCCGTCAGGCTCGAGGATATAGTCAACTTCCTTGCCTCCGAAAAGGGGCCCTTTGTCCTCTTCGCCCTTGACCCTAAGCACCTGTCGAGCATCAACAGGGCCCTCGGCTACAACGTAGGCGACGAGATATTCCGCTACATAGACTCGGCCCTTCAGGCCAAGTTTCAGGGAAGCTCTTACGCCGTTTTCCGCTGCTTCCACAGCGCCGTGTGCGTTCTCGTTGAGGGGAAGTTAAGCGGCATAGATTTTGAAGGTCTCTTTAAGCGCATCAGGCTCAAACTCAAAAGGAGGTTCAGGGAGCTTCCAACCGACGTAGACATCTCTGGCTTTTTGATAAAGGTTCCCCAGGAGCTCTCGGGAGACAAAGACGCCATATCGAGCGCCGTCAGGCTCGCCATTAGGGAGAGTAAGCGCAGGGTGGGGGAGCTGTTCACCCTCGACCTCTCCTCCGAGGAGGAGAAGAGGGAGGTAATCATCCTTAAAAACCTCTACAAGGGAATTGTAGAGAGCCTTGTGCTCGAAAGGGTTGGTATAGCCCTTCAGGGCATCTACTCCCCCGACGGCAAAGTTGAACACTGGGAGGCCCTTGTAAGGTTCAAGGACGACGAGGGCAACATAGTGCCCGCCTACAAGTTCATAGACCTCCTCTACGACTACAACCTGATAGACCGGCTCGACATACTGGTTCTTAAAAAGGTTCAACAGAACGTCCACCTGTTTAAGGGGAAGTCCATCTTCTTCAACCTCAGTCCCGTTACCCTTACGGGTAAGCGTTCGGGCTCGCAGCTGAGGGAGCTTACCCGCTCCCTTGTTGAGAGCGGCCTCGGCCTGAACTTCGGTTTTGAGATAACGGAGCAGGCCGCCCTCGAGGCCTTCCTCCCGATAGTCGATTTCTTCAGGGAGTTTAACCTCCCCCTTGCCATAGACGACTTCGGAAACGGTTACTCCTCCTTCTCAAAGTTCATAGACCTGGTTGAGCTCGTGCCGGTGAAATACCTGAAGATAGACGGCAGTTACGTTAAAAGGCTCACAACTTCCGATAAGGCCGTAAAGGTTGTAAGAACCATAGTCAGTATGGCGAACTCCCTGGGAATAAAAACGATAGCCGAGTTTGTGGAGAGTGAGGAGATATTCAAGTTGCTGAAGGAGATGGGGGTTGAGCTCTTTCAGGGTTACTACTTCGGCAAGCCCCAGCTCGTTGTGTAA
- a CDS encoding carbon starvation CstA family protein, whose translation MVVALFLFALVFFGLAYRFYGSFLKRKVFALDDSRKTPAHELRDGVDYVPAPAPVLLGHHFSSIAGAGPIVGPITAASSWGWLPAYLWVLIGNVFIGGVHDMSALVASVRNKARSIAEIGGAYLSKRAGFLFKLFIWLALLYVVAVFINVAQITFNASVPLVEGGKVVQKLPIGGGVATAAVIYIFLAVLFGLAVYRFQVPLKWATAVFVLLVYGAVYVGQLFSIHLSPTVWNWILLAYVAVASVTPVWILLQPRDYLSSFLLYGALLGAGLGILLSAGKVEAHLVPFLGFNSDIGPLVPLLFVVIACGSISGFHSLVGSGTTSKQLDKESDALVVGYGAMLLEGIVAVMSVIFVAVLTSGEFEVLKRNVAAIYGAGIGRFMSFLGIPESIGVAFGMLALSSFVLTSTDTGTRLARYVFTELTGIKNRFVATAVSLIIPAFLVFTKYQDPATGKLLPVWKALWPVFGATNQLIAALALFVVMVWLVKTGRGRYWFVAGIPALFMAVITIWALLMLFVKWKLTVIGVAALVQLFLALWIFAEGLLALWKLKEG comes from the coding sequence ATGGTTGTTGCTCTCTTCCTCTTTGCCCTTGTTTTCTTCGGGCTTGCCTACAGGTTTTACGGCTCTTTCCTGAAGAGGAAGGTCTTTGCCCTTGACGACAGTCGCAAAACCCCTGCCCACGAGCTCAGAGACGGCGTAGATTACGTGCCGGCGCCGGCTCCCGTTCTGCTCGGTCACCACTTCTCCTCGATTGCGGGAGCGGGCCCGATAGTCGGCCCCATAACCGCCGCCTCCTCCTGGGGGTGGTTGCCGGCCTACCTGTGGGTGCTTATCGGGAACGTTTTTATAGGCGGCGTTCACGACATGAGCGCCCTTGTGGCTTCGGTGAGGAATAAGGCCCGCTCCATAGCCGAAATCGGGGGAGCGTACCTCTCAAAGAGGGCCGGTTTCCTGTTTAAGCTCTTCATCTGGCTTGCCCTCCTTTACGTTGTTGCCGTTTTTATAAACGTTGCCCAGATAACCTTTAACGCCTCTGTTCCCCTGGTTGAGGGCGGGAAGGTAGTTCAGAAGCTTCCCATAGGCGGAGGAGTTGCCACTGCCGCTGTTATTTACATCTTCCTCGCCGTTCTCTTCGGCCTTGCCGTTTACAGGTTTCAGGTGCCGTTAAAGTGGGCAACGGCGGTTTTCGTCCTCCTCGTTTACGGAGCCGTTTACGTTGGTCAGCTCTTTTCGATACACCTATCTCCCACAGTTTGGAACTGGATTCTGCTTGCCTACGTGGCGGTTGCTTCGGTCACTCCCGTTTGGATACTCCTTCAGCCCAGGGACTACCTCTCCAGCTTTCTCCTCTACGGAGCCCTTTTGGGCGCCGGTTTGGGAATCTTGCTCTCTGCGGGGAAGGTTGAGGCCCACCTTGTCCCCTTCTTGGGGTTTAACAGCGATATAGGGCCGCTTGTTCCCCTGCTCTTCGTTGTGATAGCCTGCGGCTCCATTTCGGGCTTTCATTCCCTTGTGGGCTCCGGAACAACCAGCAAACAGCTCGACAAAGAGAGCGACGCCCTCGTTGTAGGTTACGGAGCTATGCTCCTTGAGGGTATTGTGGCCGTAATGTCTGTGATATTCGTTGCCGTTTTAACTTCCGGCGAGTTTGAGGTTCTCAAGAGAAACGTTGCCGCCATTTACGGTGCAGGTATAGGCCGCTTCATGTCGTTCCTGGGCATTCCCGAGAGTATCGGGGTGGCCTTCGGAATGCTTGCCCTCTCTTCCTTTGTTCTCACCAGTACCGATACGGGAACCAGACTTGCCCGCTACGTTTTTACTGAGCTTACCGGTATTAAAAACAGGTTCGTTGCCACCGCAGTCTCGCTGATTATTCCGGCCTTTCTGGTGTTTACCAAGTACCAAGACCCGGCCACGGGTAAGCTATTGCCCGTTTGGAAGGCCCTCTGGCCCGTTTTCGGTGCCACGAACCAGCTTATAGCCGCCCTTGCGCTGTTTGTTGTTATGGTGTGGCTCGTAAAAACAGGCAGGGGGCGTTACTGGTTTGTTGCGGGTATTCCGGCCCTCTTTATGGCGGTTATAACTATTTGGGCCCTCCTGATGCTCTTCGTTAAGTGGAAGTTGACTGTTATAGGGGTTGCCGCCCTCGTTCAGCTATTTTTGGCCCTCTGGATATTTGCCGAGGGGCTTCTTGCCCTTTGGAAGTTGAAGGAGGGTTAG